GGAGGGATTGAACCCCTCGACGGGCGCCATGAGGTAGAAGACGGCGCCGCCCATCACGGTCTCGTCGGTGCAGCCGGCGATGAAGCGCGGGTGCGGCACGTCGGTGCCGGCGAGCGCCGTCAGCACCCGTTGCTCGCGCCGCAGGACCTCGTTGCTCGCCGGCCGGAGGTGTTGCGGCCCGCGCCGCAGCACGTAGTCGCCGCCGCCGCGCGTGAAACGCACCAGCACGTTCTGCGTCCCGCCGGCGAGCACCCGCACGTCGCCGATCGCGCCCGCCGGCAATCCCCGTTCGTCCATCCAGCGGTCGAGGACGGTGAAATCCACCAGCTCGCGATCGAGGCCGTGATTGTCGTCGTGCGCCATGCGCGCTCCGCCCTAGTGGCGCGGCGGGCGAAAAGCAACGCGCGCCGATGCGCCGGCGACGGCCAACGCGCCGCGCGTCCACCCCTGCCTTGCGACGCAAAAACTCGCGTGGTACACGGCCAAGTCCTACCGAACCCGCACGCGCCCATAGCTCAGTTGGATAGAGCGTCTGACTACGAATCAGAAGGTCGCATGTTCGAATCATGCTGGGCGCGCTCTTGGGAGCCCTTGCGGCGCAAGGGCTCCCGGCCTTTCCGCGGGCTGGGGCTCAGCGCCGACGGATTGCCTGGGTAAGCACTAGGTAAGCACCCGGCGCCGTTTCGCGGCCCTCGTCAGGCACCGCTCGCGTAGATCGTGACCACCTCAGGCAACGGCCCGCCGCTGGCGGGGGTGATGACGGCGCGGAAGGCATAGCGCCCGCCGCGCGCACGCACGATGATGCCGGCGCCGCTGTGCGAGGGGCGCGGCGCCCGCCCGCGGGCGACCAGCTCGTCGCGAATGGCGGCGCGCGCCTCCTCAAGACTCAGGCCGGGCGCGATGCGGGCACAGAACTGGCGCGCCGCGTGCTCGGTCACGTGCACGCCCCGTTGCCGAGCGAGCGCCCAGAGCGCCGCCGCCTCGCGGTCGGGCAGCGCGCCGCGCTCCTTCATGCCGCCTGCCCCGACCGCCGGCGCTGCGCGATGCCGCGCACCGTCTCGGCCGCCCACGGCCGCCCGGTGCGGGTCGGCACGCCCTCGGCGTTCAGGCGGTCCGCGATGGCCTGGAAGCTGAGGCGCTCGCCGCCCTTCGGCTTGCGTCGCAGCTTGAGGATGTAGGCGACCACCTCGGCCTCGCCCGGCTTCGCGCCGAACGGCTTGCGGCCCTCGCAGCGGCCTTCAGCGCGGCGCTTGCGGACGCGCGCGGCTTTGAGTTTCGAGACGATGACGGCCTTCTCAAACTGTGCCACGGCGCCGAGCACCTGGCGAATCAACGTGCGGGTCGGGTCATCGTCGCCGGCGGTCAGCTCGGTACCGCTGTCGGCCGCGATCACCTTGACGCCAAGGTCCCGGAACTGGCCAAGGATGACTTCGCCGACCAGCAGGTCGCGCGCCACGCGGTCGGCGCGCTCGACGATAACCACGCGCACGCCGTTGGAGCGGATGCGCGCCAGCAGCTCGGAGAGCCCTTCGCGGTCCTCCAGCTCTTTCGCGCCGCTCACGCCCTCGTCGCGGTACTCGCCGACCAGCTCGAAGCCCGCGGCCCGGGCGTAGCGCACGACCGCCTCGCGCTGGCGCGGGAAGCCGTCGCCGTCCACCTGCCCCTTGCCCGAAACCCTCAGGTACGCCACCGCCTTTGCCATCGTCGCTCCCATGCGATTCGCTGCGATTCCCCTTCTGTATACGAGCGAATCCTGGGAGTGTCAACAGTGATTCTGTAGAATTATTGCCCCTCGTCGAGCGCTGCAGATGTCGCCGGCCGCCCTGCGACGCTGCGACAGTGCGACCGCTCGCCGGCGCCGGGTTGCGCCCGGCTGCTCGCGGCTACCGCCGCCAGTCCGCGCCGCAGCGTGGGCACTGCGCGGCGATCGGTTCTCGGAACGGCTGCTGTAGCGTCAGTCCACAACGCCGGCACTGCAGCTCGACGCAGCCACCGCGCACGGTCAGCGCCAGGGCGCCTCCATGGGCGGCCACGCGATCGGGCAGTGTCATGGGCGGCCACGCCTGGCGGTCGCCCGCAGCGCCTCCACGTCGACGCCAGGCGCCGGAGGCATGCCGCGCCGGAAGTAGCCGAGCAGCGCCCTCGCCGCCTGCCGCTGCACCACGGCCGCCGCGCTGTATTCGCCGTGCTTCCAGGCATTCTGGTTTCCCAACGGGGCGCCGCTACCGTGCGCGCCGCCGTGCATCCGGCAGCGCCCCCGGCCGCGCACCCGCGGTGCTCGGCATGGCGTCCCCGTCCGCGTCTGCGCTTCGCAGCGTGGCGCCGTCGACGGGTCGCCAGTGGGATTGCCGTGGCGCAGCCAGCCGCGCCGTCTGTGGGATGGCGGTGTGTGGGGCCGCGGTCGCGGTGCATGGGGTTGTTCGTCAGCCTTGCTCGTCATCCCCCCGCCCCCTCGGCGCCACGTTGCCGACGACGGCTTGCCCGCCGGCCTGCACCGTGACGTGCTCGACGCGCACCGTCTGCTGTCCCGTCTGCCCGCGCAGCCGCGCGAGCGCCTCCAACTGCCGCGTGTAGACGTTCATCAGCTTCGCCGACAGGTTGCTGTACGTCGCCAGGAAGTCGACGCGGTCCGTCTTGAGCGCCCGGCGCGCCATCGACAGCGCCAGGTTGTGGGCGGCGACCATTTGCACCGCTAGCATTCCCTCGGCTTCGTCGCGCGGCCCGATACCGGCGAGCAGTGCCATGGCGGTGTTGCACTTGTCGGCGAGCGCCGCGCTTTCGGTCGCCAGCGCCGCTTGGCCCATCAGCCACTCGGCCGCCGCTTCCTCGCTGGCGCCGACCGTCCGCGCGACACGCGCGACGAACAGTGCCGAGCCGGAATCGTCCGCCGGCGACACCGCCTCGCTGCCGTCGGCCTTCTTGGCGGCCTTGAAACGCGGCGGGCGCGGTCGGCTCGCCTGGCGCGCCGCGAAGGCCTGCACCTCGGCGCGCTCGGCGTCGGTCAAGGGCGGCGGGCACGCTGAGGGGACCGCGGGCGCCAGGTCGGCGCGTCGCGCGCGCTGCCGCCGTCGAGCGCTCACCGCCGCGCTCCAGCGCCGCGTAGCATCGCCGTCCGCGGTCCGTGGCTGCTCCGCTCGCAGCAGACACGTAGGGCGCCGTCCGGGAATGCGATGGCGTACGGTCCGCCGCCGTCGTGCTCCTCGCCCGTCCACGGGCAGCGCCGCAGCGTGTAGACCGTGCCGCCGTGGATGCTCGGCCGCTCGCGCACAGTATCGCACCGGGCGAGCACCTCGCTCGCCGTCTCGCCGAGCGGGCGCGGCGGTCCCGTGTACGCTGGCGCTGGCCGCGGCGGGCGCAGCACCGCGGCCAGCGTGCAGGCAGCGGCGGTGCAGTCGGCGAGCGGGCGCAGCTCGCCGAGCGGCGCCCCGGTGAGCGCGAAGAACCGCCGCCCGGCGTACAGCTCGACGCCGCGCTCGTCATCCTTCGCCGAGACGCGGAATGCCGGGCCGGCGAGGAAGTATGCCTTGCAGCCCGTCCCTGACGGCGAGCGCTCGACATAGGTCGGGAAGTAGCCGAGCAGACGGCGCGCCAGGTCAGACAACGTGCCGTCCTCGGCGCGGCAGCGGTCGAGGTCGAGCCCACCCACGCCCCAGCCGAGCGCGACGCCGAGCCCGTAGCCGCAGCGCTGCGCGAGCGGCGCGGCGCGCTCGAAGTCGAGCCACCGCCGCTCGTCGTGCCCCGTGACTGGGTAGCCGGCCGGCGCGCACGGCGACTTGACCGGTTTGCCGCCCGGCTTGCGCGGCGGGAACGTGCGCCAGAGCAGATAGCGGCGCCCGAGCGCCGGGAGCCCAGCCCGGGCGAGCGCCTCCGCGTCGAAGTCGAGCGCGACCGTCGGCGCCGTCACTGGAGCACCCGCGCCGTCGGCCACGTCCGCTTGACCAGGCCGAGCGCCCGCAGCCCCTCGGCGTCGAGGCGGTGCAGGTACGGCAGCTCGGCGAAGCGCACAACCGGCAGGCCGCTGCGCTCGACGTCGGGATGCTCGGCGAGCACGTCATCGCCGGCGATCAGCCACAGCTCGCCCCAGCAGGTGCCGCGCAGCAGTACGGCGGCGACGGTGCCGTCAGTTATCGGCTCGGCGCGCAGCGCGGCGAGCAACTCCGCCTTGTAGCGAGCGAGGGCCTCGCGCGTCTGCTCATCCAGCGCCCCGCGCGGCGCGCGGTAGTGCAATTGGCCAGCGTCGTCGACGTGCAGCCGGACGCCGCGGCGGGTGAGCACGTCGAGCAGCTCAGTAGCCGTGCGGTCCATCGGTCCTCCGTTTAGGTGACCAACTCACCTTGGTCAGCTTAATCGTGGTCATCTTAATCGCGCCTCAAAGACATGATGCGTCGTGCACTTACGGGTGCCTGCCGGTGAAATCATCGTTAAGGCGTCCAAGCGTGCGCGCTCGGCCGCCTAATCGCCGCGCCCTAGGCGATCACGCCTGTCTCTTCGTCGGCGTCGGCGACGGCGCAGCCGGGCAGCGCCATCACCCACTCGCCGCCGCCACGGCGGCCGGGCAGGCCGGTGCGCCGCGACTGCACGCCGAGCACGCTGCGCGCCCGCCGCAGCGTGCGGGCGCTGATACCGGCGCCGCCCGCCTCGCGCTCGACGGCGCGCGATACCGCTTGCCCCTCGGCCAGCCGCTCTCTCAGCCAGTCGACGGCCTCGGCCAGCTCGCTGCGCTGGTCGGCGTCCGGCGCCGCAGCGAGCAGCGCGTCGGCGGTCAGGTCGCTCGGTCCCGTCCAGCGCACGCGCCCCACGTCAGCACAGCGCCCGTCGCTGAGCGGCACGCGTACCGACTCGATGGCGTATCCGAGCGTCGGCGCGTGCGGACCGACAGAGAGCTTGATGTGGGCGAGCGCGCGCTGGTCCGCGTCGCTCGGGTCGACACCGGCCAGCAGGACGCTGCGCGCGACGCCGGCGAGGTCGACGCTGCCGAGCCCGCGGTACAGCGCGCGGTCCGTCCCCGACTTGCGCAGGTGGCGGACGATGACCACCGCGCAGCCGTGCCGCTCGGCCAGCGCGCCGATACGGCGCAGCACCGGGCGCGTCTGCTCGCCGCGGTGCATGTCGACACCGGCGCCGAGATAGGCGGTCAGGGGATCGACGACCAGCAGCACCGCGCCGGTGCGCTCCAGCGCGTCAGCGAGGATGTCGGCATCCTGCATGGTCACGCCGCCGTGCGCCTCGGCGTCGAGGGTGTAGACGCGCGCGCAGTCGGCGCCCGCTGCATCGAGGCGCGGGCGGATGGTCTGCGCCAGCGCGTCCTCCGCCGTGAGGTAGAGCACCGCGCCCGGCTCGCCTCCCGCTGCGCCGCAGGGCCACGCCGCGCCCGTGCTCACGCGTGCAGCGAGGTCGAGCGCGATCGTCGTCTTGCCCGCAGCCGGGTCGCCATCAACGAACGTCACCATGCCGCGCGGGATGCGTCCCGGCCAGAGCCAGTCCACCGGTGCCGGCGCTACGTCGGCCAGGCGCAGTAGCGCAGCGCAGCGCCGCGGGGGCGTGCCGAGCGCCTCGGCCATGTCGGCCGCCATCGCGTCTGCAGTCGCCGCGCCGATCATCGCGACACCTCGCCGCCGCTGTCGCTGGTAGACGTGCGGCGCTGCGCGTCGAGCCACGCGCGCACCTCGGCCGGCTCGTACCGCACCGCGCCGCCGATGCGCACGTACGGCGGGCCTCCGCCGCGCCACCGCCACCCCTGCAGCGTCCGTCGGCTCACGCCGAGCAGCGCCGCTACCTCCGACTCGCGCATCATGCGCTCGCCTACCATGACCGCCCCTTTCGCGACCGTGTCAGGTCGCAGCTCTGGGTGATGGGCACACCACGAGCACTGCGCTCGCGCGTGCGCGACTCATCCTGCGCGGCGGCTGTCTCTCCGCCGCGCCCGGTCAGTCTGAGCTAATGGGGCCGCCGCGTGCGCGGCGGAACGATGATGCGCGCCGCCCATATCACATCGACCCGGACGCGCCTAGAGTGCCGCACTGCGACGCGGCTGGACGCTGGGGGCGGGGCGGCGGCGCTGCTCAGCGATACACCTCGCGGCGATGCGCAACGCGCACCACGAGCACCACGAGCATTTGATCCTCTACGCTGTACACCACGCGATACTCGCCCACCCGCAGGCGGTAGAGGTCGACGCCGGCAGGCGTGCGGAGCTTCTTGCAGCCGGCGGGGCGCGGCGTCTCGGCCAGCGTTTCAATGGCGGCGACAACGCGCCGCTGCGCGGGCCGCGGCAGGGCTTCGATTGCCTTGCGCGCGATGGCGCGAATCTCGACCCGATAGGCGGCCACCGCGGGCCCTGCCCTACAGGCCGAGCCGCGCTTTCAATTCCGCGAGCGATACTGTGCCGTCGGAGTCGGCGAGCGCCGCCATGGCGGCGGCGACATCTTCGGCATCTTCGAGCGCTTCGAGAGCGGCCAAGTCGGCCAGTGGCACCAGCGCGGCCACGGCTTTCCCACCCGACTCGACCAGCACGCGCTCGCCCTTCTCGACGCGGTCGAGGCTGGCGGTCAGTTGCTCCGGGTCGTGGATGGCGCGCAGCCGCGTCATGGCGTCGATGCTAGCGCCCCCGCGCCCGCTGGCGCAACGGCATTCCGCCCCGGCGGCGGCGCAGCGGGACCACACTGCCCGCCGCGTCCGCCGGCGGCTGCATCAGCCGGACGATGCGGGCGCCGACGCGCTCGGCCGCCTCGCGCAGCGGGTCGGCCGCCAGGTGCGCGTAGCGCGCCGTCGTCGCCGGCTGCGTGTGCCCGAGCAGCGCGCCGATGATGGGCAGGCTCGAGCCCTCGGCGGCCGCGACCGACGCGAACGAATGCCGCAGGTCGTGCAAGCGCACGTCAGGCAGCTTGGCGCCCGTGCGGATGCGCTGCCAGGCGTGCGGCAGTCCGACCAGGGGCCTCCCCTTCGCCCGGCCGCGGAGCACCCACGGAGAGTCATCGGCGCGCCCCTCGGCGAGTGCCTGCAGCACCTGCAGTGCGGGCGCGTTCAGGTGCACGGCCTTGGCGCCGGTTTTCGAGTCGGGCAGGTTCAGGCACTGGTGCTCCCAGTCGACGTGCGCCCACTGGAGCCCGAGCACCTCGCCGCGGCGGGCGCCGGTGAACAGCAGCAGGCGCAGCGCCGGCACCACCGATGGATGCTCGACGTTCTCGCGCTCGGCTTTGGCCAGCGCCTTGCCCAGCTCGACCAGCTCGGCCGGCGCCAGGAAGCGTTGCCGGCGCTTCTCCCTGAAGCGCTCGACGTGCCGACAGGGGTTCGAGCCGTCCGGGCGAGCGCCCCACTTCTCGGCCAGGTTCATCATCTTCGAGAGCAGCGCCAGCATCCGGTTCGCCGCGTACGGCGTCTTGCGCATCGCCTGGTGCAGCTTGGTCACGTCCTCGCGCGTGATGTCGGCGAGCTTGCGACTCCCGAGCGCCGGCAGGATGTGCAGCTTCAAGAGCAGCCGATCATTCACGACTGACGCGGCTTTCTTGTGCGCCTCGGCATGGTGGCTGAGATAGCGCTTGGCGAAGGCGTCGAGCGAGTCGGCCTGGCGCTGGCGCTGGCGCTCGGTTGCCGGGTCGCCGCCCTCGGCGACGCGCGCGCGCAGCCGGCGCGCCTCGGCGCGAGCGCCCTCGGCCGTCAGCACGCCGTGTTTCCCGATAGTCACCCGGCGGCTGGTGCCGCTCCCGTTGCGGTACTGCAGCACATAGGACTTGCGCCCGTTCGGCTTCACGCGCATCCCGAAGCCGGGCACCTCGTCATCCCACAGCACCACGTCGCCGCCGGCGCGCGGCGCCACGGCGTCGGCGGCGCGCTTGGTCAGGTGCACACGCTTGGACGTGTCGGGCATGGCGGCTCCTCCGGGCAAGAATCAGCGGGTTCTAGCCAACAATCAGCGGGTTAGTGGGTAAGCACTAGGTAAGCAAAAGGCAGCGTTTCGCAGAGTACGCGCACGCACGCATCGCGCCGGCAGATAGCCGCTTTCGCCTTCTGCCACAAGGGCTGGAGCGCGCCGCAGCGGAGCAGAGCGAAGGTGAGCGAAAACGGGCTACCTGAGACTACGAATCAGAAGGTCGCATGTTCGAATCATGCTGGGCGCGCTCTTGGGAGCCCTTGCGGCGCAAGGGCTCCCGTCTTCTTCGCGGGCTCGTGCTCAGCGAGACGCGCCGGGTGAGCACCAGGTAAGCACCCGGCGGCACGTCGCGGACGCCATGCGCCCGCTCGGCCTCGCGGAATCGAGTTGGACGAGAACAGGTACGTCGCTCCGCGCGCGCCGGCCCTGTGCCACGCGTACGCGCATCGGGGGAGGGTGCGATGCCTCTGACCTGCCCCCGGCCGCCGCGCCCGCGTAGCGCGCTCCTCACGGCGCCCACCCCTGGGGCCTGGATCGCTGCGTGACGCCCCTCCTCGGAGCGGTCGACCGCAACCTACTTCAACCGCGGCCCGCGAACCACGCGCACGTACAACCCACCGTACCCGTATTCCCTGGTGCCGCCCTTCTTGTGCGAGGATGCTCCGCCGTAACTGAAGTAGGTGGCCCTCGCCATCGTCGCATCGCGCGGGTAGGTGGTCGCCGACCAGTATTCTCCGCTTTGATTGCAGGAGCAGGCTTCGCTGGTGATGTCCGTACACGACGGCCCGCACCCTGCTGCGTCGAATGCCGAGAAGATATTTCCGCCCCGGCCCTCGTGGCGGCGATGACGGATCTTGCGGAGCTCCTTCCGTGTGGGCAATCGCCAATCCGCATGGCCCGCGAAGCTCATCGCGTTCCGTGCCGCCGCGACGGCCCACGCGGTCTTGGGAACCTCGCTGGCCAGAATGCTGTCGGCGACGCACGGCCCCTCGGCCTCGGCGCATTCATCGCACCCCACCGCTGCCCCCTCCCGCTCGGCCGCACACAGAGCCGCCGCCTCGGACGTTGGTTGGCAGAGCTTCGCCGGGTTCCCCTCGCACAAGCCGGACCAAGGATAGGCGTTATCCGCGTGCGCCAGGTCCGAGTAGTCGCCCGCGAACCCTTCTCGTCTGATCTTCTTCTCCCATTGCAGCCCGTACCGCGTGTCCGTGATGGTGCCGTCATGGTTGTCCACGAATCGCGCGGGGCCCGCCATCGCGATCGTCGGAAGGAACATGATCACCGCTAGCGATGCCGCGATCGCGACCCCACGTCTGCCGTATTTCACAGCCGTCCCCCCTTGGACGGAGCGTCTACTGCATGACCATCAGTCTTCTCAATCGATAAGAGACATGGTCGTCCCTCGGCCGGGTGTTGCGGTCCACGCCCCTCGGCGCGCGCGGCGCCGCCGCGGATGGCACTACGGGCGCGGCACGCCCAGCGCGTCGCAGATGCGGCGTGCGAGTCCCTCTTTGATGTCGCGATGCCGCGGGACCGTCGATTGCCGGCCGCTGGCAGCGTGGCGGTACACGGTATGGGCGCCGCCTTCGCGCACGAATGCGCAGCCGTGCGCTTCGAGGTGGCGAATCAGGTCGACCCGTTTCACTCGCCGAGATGCAGCGGCTCGCGGATCACCGGCCGGCCGGCAATCTCGCGTTCGGCGGCTTCGCGGTTCGTTTCCAGCAGCAGGGCGACCGCGTCGAGCAGGTTGGCGCGTGCCTCTTCGAGCGTCTCGCCCTGCGTGTTGGCGCCGGGTAGCTCTTCCACGTATGCGATGAACCCGCCTTCCTCCGCGGGCTCGAATACGGCGGTGAGCGTCATCGCGGGCGAGCCTAGCAGGGCCATCGCCGGCGCGGCAACACACGACCGCATGCGGCAGCAGGTGCCGAGGGATCCAGCGTGCGCGTGACCTCTTCGCGCGGCCGGCCGCATCCCGAATCCTGGGGCAACAGGCGTAACGGGTAACAGGTGGGCGTGCGACGCGGCACTCATGGATCTATTCGTCGTGGGCATGGTCGTGCTCCTCGTCTGCGCGGTGGGCACCGCGACCGTCGGCTAACGACGCCGGTTGCATTTCGTCGCGGTGTTCCGTAATCGCGGACCGATTTTTCAGGGGGGAATATATGCGCCATGCAGCAGTCGCGACTGCGTGTGCTGTCATCACCGCCGCCGGGTGCGGGACGCAGACGCTGAGCCTCAAAACCTATCCGCCGGGAGCAAAGGCAACGATCAACGGTAAGTTCGTCGGCATCACGCCGGTGGACTACCAGCTGCCGGAAGACAGCGGTGCGAAGCAGTACACCTACAAAGTCGAGAAAGAGAACTATGAAGCGGCCGATGGCGTGTTCACCCGACGCGTCGCGCCGGGACGCATCGTGGGTGCCGTCTTCACCGCTGGTATCCTGCTCATTTTTCGCAGTGTGACGTACTTCCCGCCTGCGGAAGTCGAGTTGCAGCCGGTTACCTCCCTGGCGAATAAGGCGCCGGCCGTTGCGCAGGGCTCCGTCGAAGAGCGGCTCAAGAAAATCGAGAGTCTGCACGACAAGGGGCTTCTGTCGGATCAGGAATACAAGCGACTGCGGAGCGACGTCCTCGACGAGCTGCACTAGCTATCATGGTGCCCACCGTCGGCGCCGGCGTTCGCGTCGAGCGCCGCGGCGGCAGCGAGCAGCCTGGCGACTGCTTCTTCAATCCTCATTCCCAACGTCACCACCTCCACCTCAACCGGAGGGCGGACGCCCGGCCTGCCCGCAGGGGGCCGGATGATTACGCGCTCGGCGGGGTACCGCCTCCCAAGGTCGGCGGCTTCGCGCTGGCGCTGCTTGCGGCGCTCGAGCCGCTCCTGCGCACGCCGGATGCCGCTGCCCGGGCCTTCGGCCTCCAGCTGCGGCCCGCTGGGCTTCTCGGCGGCGGTGAGCGCGCCGACATCATCCATCTCAGCGCTGTGCATCTGCGCGTAGACCTGGCGAATCGTCTCCGCGTCGGCGGCTATGGCGTCGAGCACCTCGACCACCTCCGCCTGGTCCGCGGGCAGCGGCGCCGCCTGGGTAACTCCAGCACCGACGCGGCGCGCGGCGAGGACGTAGCGTGCCGCTTTCAGTCTCAGCGCCTCTGGTCCAAAAGGCGCGGCACGCCGCAGGGGGCGCGGGGGGCGGCGACGGCGCGGGCCGCTGATGAGGAGCGGCGTGGCGGGCGCGGTTGACGCGACCGCGGCGGCGGGGCCAGAAATGCCGCGGCGAGTCCGATGACGGAGACCACGGTCCAAGCGGCGCCTCCGCGGCCGCGCATCGCGTCCCGCCGGGGTCGTCGGGCATGGTTCGCTGGCGCCGCCCTGCTGCTCGTCGCCTTCTCGCTCGTCCGCTACGGCGACAGCGTCCGCGGCTTCTTCTTCCTCGACGACTTCTGGCTCGTGCGCGATGCCGCCGCCACGCCGTGGTCGGCATCCGGGATCGCGACCCTCTTCCAGCTCAACCCGCGGGCGGGCTTCTACCTCTATCGGCCGTTGACGCAGGCGGCGTACTTCTTCCTCCTGCACGGCCTCTTCGCCACCGACGCGAGCGGCTACCATCTCGTGCAGCTCGCCGCCTTCGCCGCCAGCACCGTGCTGGCGCTGGCCATCGCGACGCGCCTCGCGGGATCGCTGCTGCTGGGCTTCTGCATCGCCCTCCTCTACGCGGCGGCACCGGGCCATGCCGTGGCGGTGTTCTGGGTGGCGGCCTTCACCATGGTCGGCA
This is a stretch of genomic DNA from bacterium. It encodes these proteins:
- a CDS encoding type II toxin-antitoxin system HicA family toxin — its product is MKRVDLIRHLEAHGCAFVREGGAHTVYRHAASGRQSTVPRHRDIKEGLARRICDALGVPRP
- a CDS encoding tyrosine-type recombinase/integrase, yielding MPDTSKRVHLTKRAADAVAPRAGGDVVLWDDEVPGFGMRVKPNGRKSYVLQYRNGSGTSRRVTIGKHGVLTAEGARAEARRLRARVAEGGDPATERQRQRQADSLDAFAKRYLSHHAEAHKKAASVVNDRLLLKLHILPALGSRKLADITREDVTKLHQAMRKTPYAANRMLALLSKMMNLAEKWGARPDGSNPCRHVERFREKRRQRFLAPAELVELGKALAKAERENVEHPSVVPALRLLLFTGARRGEVLGLQWAHVDWEHQCLNLPDSKTGAKAVHLNAPALQVLQALAEGRADDSPWVLRGRAKGRPLVGLPHAWQRIRTGAKLPDVRLHDLRHSFASVAAAEGSSLPIIGALLGHTQPATTARYAHLAADPLREAAERVGARIVRLMQPPADAAGSVVPLRRRRGGMPLRQRARGR
- a CDS encoding PEGA domain-containing protein; translation: MRHAAVATACAVITAAGCGTQTLSLKTYPPGAKATINGKFVGITPVDYQLPEDSGAKQYTYKVEKENYEAADGVFTRRVAPGRIVGAVFTAGILLIFRSVTYFPPAEVELQPVTSLANKAPAVAQGSVEERLKKIESLHDKGLLSDQEYKRLRSDVLDELH
- a CDS encoding type II toxin-antitoxin system HicB family antitoxin, producing the protein MTLTAVFEPAEEGGFIAYVEELPGANTQGETLEEARANLLDAVALLLETNREAAEREIAGRPVIREPLHLGE
- a CDS encoding helix-turn-helix domain-containing protein; amino-acid sequence: MVGERMMRESEVAALLGVSRRTLQGWRWRGGGPPYVRIGGAVRYEPAEVRAWLDAQRRTSTSDSGGEVSR
- a CDS encoding type II toxin-antitoxin system RelE/ParE family toxin, producing the protein MAAYRVEIRAIARKAIEALPRPAQRRVVAAIETLAETPRPAGCKKLRTPAGVDLYRLRVGEYRVVYSVEDQMLVVLVVRVAHRREVYR
- a CDS encoding recombinase family protein, which produces MAKAVAYLRVSGKGQVDGDGFPRQREAVVRYARAAGFELVGEYRDEGVSGAKELEDREGLSELLARIRSNGVRVVIVERADRVARDLLVGEVILGQFRDLGVKVIAADSGTELTAGDDDPTRTLIRQVLGAVAQFEKAVIVSKLKAARVRKRRAEGRCEGRKPFGAKPGEAEVVAYILKLRRKPKGGERLSFQAIADRLNAEGVPTRTGRPWAAETVRGIAQRRRSGQAA
- a CDS encoding DUF1566 domain-containing protein, whose product is MKYGRRGVAIAASLAVIMFLPTIAMAGPARFVDNHDGTITDTRYGLQWEKKIRREGFAGDYSDLAHADNAYPWSGLCEGNPAKLCQPTSEAAALCAAEREGAAVGCDECAEAEGPCVADSILASEVPKTAWAVAAARNAMSFAGHADWRLPTRKELRKIRHRRHEGRGGNIFSAFDAAGCGPSCTDITSEACSCNQSGEYWSATTYPRDATMARATYFSYGGASSHKKGGTREYGYGGLYVRVVRGPRLK
- a CDS encoding AAA family ATPase translates to MAADMAEALGTPPRRCAALLRLADVAPAPVDWLWPGRIPRGMVTFVDGDPAAGKTTIALDLAARVSTGAAWPCGAAGGEPGAVLYLTAEDALAQTIRPRLDAAGADCARVYTLDAEAHGGVTMQDADILADALERTGAVLLVVDPLTAYLGAGVDMHRGEQTRPVLRRIGALAERHGCAVVIVRHLRKSGTDRALYRGLGSVDLAGVARSVLLAGVDPSDADQRALAHIKLSVGPHAPTLGYAIESVRVPLSDGRCADVGRVRWTGPSDLTADALLAAAPDADQRSELAEAVDWLRERLAEGQAVSRAVEREAGGAGISARTLRRARSVLGVQSRRTGLPGRRGGGEWVMALPGCAVADADEETGVIA
- a CDS encoding type II toxin-antitoxin system Phd/YefM family antitoxin, whose protein sequence is MTRLRAIHDPEQLTASLDRVEKGERVLVESGGKAVAALVPLADLAALEALEDAEDVAAAMAALADSDGTVSLAELKARLGL